The proteins below are encoded in one region of Sander lucioperca isolate FBNREF2018 chromosome 11, SLUC_FBN_1.2, whole genome shotgun sequence:
- the LOC116059012 gene encoding putative claudin-24 yields the protein MDTCACALELLGMLVYVGAWLCALTTTLLPQWLTMSTALLPVESYELGLWETCVVQDVGGMECRAYDSLLGLSSDLKLARILMCASLAVGMLGMLVAIPGLYLVNSCKERGSFRTKRTLIIMGGVLGMISGVLCLIPVSYMAHLTVIRFFDDKIPDVVPRWEFGDALFCGWIGGFLLIVAGLLLVTSCLCSQAEPQPVLQRRYHVMSTDVSFRKRSEYV from the coding sequence atggacaCATGCGCCTGCGCTTTGGAGTTGCTGGGGATGCTGGTCTATGTCGGAGCATGGCTTTGCGCTTTAACCACCACTCTCTTACCACAGTGGCTGACCATGTCCACTGCTCTGCTGCCAGTGGAGAGCTACGAGCTGGGCCTGTGGGAGACATGCGTGGTCCAGGATGTCGGGGGTATGGAGTGCAGAGCATATGACAGTCTGCTGGGCCTTTCCAGTGACCTCAAGCTGGCTCGTATCCTCATGTGTGCTTCCCTTGCTGTGGGCATGCTGGGAATGCTGGTGGCTATACCTGGACTTTACCTGGTCAACAGCTGTAAAGAACGCGGAAGCTTCAGAACCAAGAGGACTTTAATCATCATGGGAGGGGTGCTGGGGATGATCTCCGGAGTGCTGTGTCTGATCCCCGTGTCCTACATGGCCCATTTAACCGTGATACGTTTCTTTGATGATAAAATACCTGATGTGGTGCCCCGGTGGGAGTTTGGTGATGCCCTGTTCTGCGGCTGGATCGGAGGATTTCTTCTCATAGTGGCCGGGCTCCTTCTGGTCACCTCTTGCTTATGTTCACAGGCGGAGCCACAGCCTGTGCTGCAGCGCAGATACCATGTCATGAGTACAGATGTTTCCTTCAGGAAGCGCTCCGAGTACGTTTAA